GAGAGGGTATTTTTGTGCGACGGTGGGTCAGATGACCGAAGAGATGATCAAGCAGTACCTGGAGCATCACTTTGAGCCGAAGCCGAACGACGATTTCAGGATGGAGCCCGACTAAGACGCGTCGTTTAGGCGATGCGTATCCGGACTTTCAGTCCG
This genomic window from Betaproteobacteria bacterium contains:
- a CDS encoding IS200/IS605 family transposase, whose translation is RGYFCATVGQMTEEMIKQYLEHHFEPKPNDDFRMEPD